Proteins from a single region of Negativicutes bacterium:
- a CDS encoding C40 family peptidase, whose translation MLIIIPSNLAFAKTNLSINATGSAVKTVQEKLLKLNYPIKKVTGFYDKDTYLAVKEFQRNNNLTVTGKVDDQTMSILKKSTKKLTPTSFSAKGTAILETGKKFFGTPYVFGGTTPKGFDCSGFVQYVFAQNSIKLPRTADLQYKVGTVTKNPQIGDLVFFSTYEKVPSHCGIYAGNNTFLHVSSKKGVRIDRLDDPYWKPLYLGARKVLP comes from the coding sequence ATGCTTATTATTATACCCAGTAATCTAGCCTTCGCTAAAACCAATCTCAGTATTAACGCTACCGGCTCAGCTGTTAAAACCGTTCAAGAAAAACTGTTAAAATTAAATTATCCTATCAAAAAAGTTACCGGTTTTTATGACAAAGACACTTATCTGGCAGTAAAAGAATTCCAAAGAAATAATAATTTAACAGTAACCGGCAAGGTCGACGATCAAACTATGTCCATCTTAAAAAAATCAACCAAAAAATTGACACCAACTAGTTTTTCGGCTAAAGGCACCGCCATCTTGGAAACCGGAAAAAAATTCTTCGGTACTCCCTATGTCTTTGGTGGCACAACTCCTAAAGGCTTTGACTGTTCAGGTTTTGTCCAATATGTCTTTGCTCAAAACTCTATCAAATTACCACGCACTGCCGACTTACAATATAAGGTTGGCACAGTAACAAAAAATCCGCAAATTGGTGATTTAGTCTTTTTTTCAACCTACGAAAAAGTACCTTCTCATTGTGGAATTTATGCCGGTAATAATACCTTTTTACATGTTTCATCTAAAAAAGGCGTTAGAATTGATCGGTTGGATGACCCCTACTGGAAACCATTATATTTAGGCGCTCGCAAAGTTTTACCATAA
- a CDS encoding DUF2520 domain-containing protein → MNVAIIGAGKVGTVLATALYQLGYHISSVSSNSMASAEKLAKVVNSVVSTDFLAISEAEIVFITTNDANIKKVATILAQKNVLQKNQFVFHCSGAADLSVLAPVQKQGALIGSIHPLQSFAENQLTSLQGVYMAINGVAESLVVAKKIVRELGGKILVIPEEKRALYHAAATIASNYLVTLMQSSLTLLTALDIAEEEAFLALLPLVLGSLNNIKHKGCAKGLTGPIARGDYKTVRAHLTMIQQFVPQELELYKVLGRKTVQLSQRVNNISKENYEQLQLALE, encoded by the coding sequence ATGAATGTGGCGATAATTGGTGCCGGTAAAGTTGGAACGGTGCTGGCAACAGCGTTATATCAATTGGGCTATCACATTAGTAGTGTTAGTAGCAATAGTATGGCTTCAGCGGAAAAATTGGCTAAAGTAGTTAATAGTGTTGTTAGTACTGATTTTTTAGCAATAAGTGAGGCTGAGATTGTTTTTATTACTACAAATGATGCTAATATCAAAAAAGTAGCGACAATTTTAGCGCAGAAAAATGTGCTACAGAAGAATCAATTTGTTTTTCATTGCAGTGGCGCGGCGGACTTAAGTGTCTTGGCACCTGTTCAAAAGCAGGGCGCACTGATTGGTAGCATTCATCCCTTGCAGTCTTTTGCGGAAAATCAGTTGACCAGTCTTCAAGGCGTGTATATGGCGATTAATGGTGTGGCTGAAAGTCTAGTTGTTGCTAAAAAAATAGTAAGGGAACTGGGTGGAAAGATTTTAGTAATCCCCGAGGAAAAAAGAGCCCTTTATCATGCGGCCGCCACGATTGCTTCTAATTATTTAGTGACCTTAATGCAAAGTTCACTAACGTTATTAACAGCACTAGACATAGCAGAAGAAGAGGCCTTTTTAGCATTGTTACCATTGGTATTAGGTAGTTTAAATAATATTAAACATAAAGGTTGTGCCAAAGGGTTAACCGGTCCGATTGCCCGGGGTGATTATAAAACGGTTAGGGCCCACTTAACAATGATACAGCAGTTTGTTCCTCAAGAGTTGGAACTATACAAAGTTTTAGGCAGAAAAACAGTGCAATTAAGTCAAAGGGTAAATAATATTTCCAAGGAAAACTATGAACAATTACAATTAGCACTGGAGTGA
- a CDS encoding chemotaxis protein: MVKILLVGGGRGGAGIIDLCKLVKEVEIVAVADVKADAVAVILAQKLGIRTFQDLREAVRHPGIDVVLNITGNAEVNRIIEENKQEHVKVIEGYITNMLYHLVKSQALVNEELHAKVESLSDAVNEAKLHINNTHEVIGFINKVSQQTNLLGLNAAIEAARAGEQGRGFAVVANEVRKLAEDSVEATKKINSILGNIETSMQAIIVGIEQTAMVTEKHTRGQLIEGIKINA, encoded by the coding sequence ATGGTTAAGATTTTATTAGTTGGTGGCGGTAGAGGTGGCGCAGGGATAATTGATCTTTGTAAGCTTGTAAAGGAAGTTGAAATTGTGGCTGTAGCGGATGTTAAAGCTGATGCTGTAGCAGTTATATTAGCTCAAAAACTAGGGATTAGAACGTTTCAAGATCTTCGTGAAGCAGTAAGACATCCTGGGATTGATGTGGTTCTTAATATTACAGGTAATGCCGAAGTTAACCGTATTATTGAAGAAAACAAACAGGAACATGTAAAAGTAATTGAAGGCTATATTACAAATATGTTATATCATTTAGTTAAATCACAAGCATTAGTAAACGAAGAATTACATGCGAAAGTTGAAAGCTTATCTGATGCGGTAAATGAAGCAAAATTACATATTAATAATACGCACGAAGTAATTGGCTTTATTAATAAAGTTTCACAACAAACTAATTTGCTAGGTCTTAATGCTGCGATTGAAGCAGCGAGAGCGGGCGAGCAAGGTCGGGGGTTTGCTGTGGTTGCAAATGAAGTTAGAAAATTGGCAGAGGATAGTGTTGAAGCGACGAAAAAAATCAACTCAATCCTTGGTAATATCGAAACCTCAATGCAGGCGATTATTGTTGGTATTGAGCAGACGGCAATGGTAACGGAAAAACATACTAGAGGACAATTAATCGAAGGTATTAAAATAAACGCATAA